A genomic window from Canis lupus familiaris isolate Mischka breed German Shepherd chromosome 32, alternate assembly UU_Cfam_GSD_1.0, whole genome shotgun sequence includes:
- the UBE2D3 gene encoding ubiquitin-conjugating enzyme E2 D3 isoform X1, with amino-acid sequence MALKRINKELSDLARDPPAQCSAGPVGDDMFHWQATIMGPNDSPYQGGVFFLTIHFPTDYPFKPPKVAFTTRIYHPNINSNGSICLDILRSQWSPALTISKVLLSICSLLCDPNPDDPLVPEIARIYKTDRDKYNRLAREWTEKYAML; translated from the exons GAACTTAGTGATTTGGCCCGTGACCCTCCAGCACAATGTTCTGCAGGTCCAGTTGGGGATGATA tgTTTCATTGGCAAGCCACAATTATGGGACCT aaTGACAGCCCATATCAAGGCGGTGTATTCTTTTTGACAATTCATTTTCCTACAGACTACCCCTTCAAACCACCTAAG gttgCATTTACAACAAGAATTTATCATCCAAATATTAACAGTAATGGCAGCATTTGTCTCGATATTCTAAGATCACAGTGGTCTCCTGCTTTAACTATTTCTAAAG ttcttttatccatttgttcaCTGCTATGTGATCCAAACCCAGATGACCCCCTAGTGCCAGAGATTGCACGGATCTATAAAACAGACAGAGATAA GTACAATAGGTTAGCAAGAGAGTGGACAGAGAAATACGCTATGTTGTAG
- the UBE2D3 gene encoding ubiquitin-conjugating enzyme E2 D3 isoform X2, whose product MALKRINKELSDLARDPPAQCSAGPVGDDMFHWQATIMGPNDSPYQGGVFFLTIHFPTDYPFKPPKVAFTTRIYHPNINSNGSICLDILRSQWSPALTISKVLLSICSLLCDPNPDDPLVPEIARIYKTDRDKYNRISREWTQKYAM is encoded by the exons GAACTTAGTGATTTGGCCCGTGACCCTCCAGCACAATGTTCTGCAGGTCCAGTTGGGGATGATA tgTTTCATTGGCAAGCCACAATTATGGGACCT aaTGACAGCCCATATCAAGGCGGTGTATTCTTTTTGACAATTCATTTTCCTACAGACTACCCCTTCAAACCACCTAAG gttgCATTTACAACAAGAATTTATCATCCAAATATTAACAGTAATGGCAGCATTTGTCTCGATATTCTAAGATCACAGTGGTCTCCTGCTTTAACTATTTCTAAAG ttcttttatccatttgttcaCTGCTATGTGATCCAAACCCAGATGACCCCCTAGTGCCAGAGATTGCACGGATCTATAAAACAGACAGAGATAA GTACAACAGAATATCTCGGGAATGGACTCAGAAGTATGCCATGTGA